One region of Halohasta litchfieldiae genomic DNA includes:
- a CDS encoding prephenate dehydrogenase/arogenate dehydrogenase family protein — MKLLVVGAGEMGRWVADTVDAEIAFSDADSAVAADAAAARQARRVSPATDEQFDVVCLAVPMSAVDDAIEQYAPLATEAIFDVSGVMASPLAAMADQAPDLEQASFHPLFAPPRVPGNVAVVTANDGPHLQSIREAMTDAGNTVFETTPEEHDDAMETVQASAHTAVLAYGLAADSVREEFATPVSAKLEEIATTVTEGDAGVYSEIQSTFDGAEAVAEAAKRIAEADDETFAELYDDAKTNMNATGRERHQ, encoded by the coding sequence ATGAAGCTACTCGTCGTCGGTGCCGGGGAGATGGGTCGGTGGGTGGCCGACACCGTCGACGCGGAAATCGCCTTCAGCGATGCCGACTCCGCAGTCGCCGCCGATGCCGCCGCCGCCCGGCAGGCCCGCCGGGTCTCGCCAGCAACTGACGAGCAGTTCGACGTGGTCTGTCTCGCCGTCCCGATGTCGGCGGTCGACGACGCTATCGAACAGTACGCCCCACTCGCCACCGAGGCCATCTTCGACGTCTCGGGCGTGATGGCTAGCCCACTCGCAGCGATGGCGGATCAGGCTCCCGATCTTGAACAGGCGAGTTTCCACCCCCTCTTTGCCCCGCCACGAGTCCCGGGCAACGTCGCGGTCGTCACCGCCAATGACGGTCCACACCTCCAGTCGATCCGCGAAGCAATGACCGACGCCGGAAACACGGTCTTCGAGACGACCCCCGAAGAACACGACGACGCGATGGAAACGGTCCAAGCCAGCGCCCACACGGCCGTGTTGGCCTACGGACTCGCAGCTGACTCGGTCCGCGAGGAGTTCGCCACCCCCGTCTCTGCGAAACTCGAAGAGATCGCAACCACCGTCACCGAGGGCGACGCTGGGGTCTACAGCGAGATCCAGTCGACCTTCGACGGCGCGGAGGCGGTCGCCGAGGCCGCCAAGCGGATCGCCGAGGCCGACGACGAAACGTTCGCCGAACTGTATGACGATGCCAAAACCAATATGAACGCAACCGGCCGGGAGCGCCACCAGTGA
- a CDS encoding MFS transporter, producing the protein MDQPATSRREWSLRSVGRSLGTARLRLAVVVWAVLVSQVLLYPGLDGLIVALGAPRAIQAGMWFLVAEFGAFVAFAVVWGAASDALGRRTPLVLAGAVGGAVSYLLLALLPTLGVGFRGALVVRVLGGAFTIGAFSLSITMLMDLSGGNGRNMGAAGIAIGLGAALGSVAGGQLSAVDPFGPVYAGAAVLAGAGLLASTVSDTVDTETASTASDRRGFGTAMATLRSTPALGVPYAFGFIDRLTAGFFSLVGVFYFGDVFGLDAAGVGIALALFFFPFALLQYPLGSLSDRIGRFVPVVAGSIGYGVTIIAVGLAASVELAMGLMVLVGVAGAFVAPATMALVTDLVDSAERGVAMGGFNVFGSLGFLTGFLIGGIVGSATDYLTAFLVVGSLEIGIALVALPAVRRLASTPTLAGSTAD; encoded by the coding sequence ATGGACCAGCCAGCGACCAGTCGACGAGAGTGGAGCCTCCGCAGCGTCGGTCGAAGCCTCGGCACCGCCCGGCTTCGGCTGGCGGTCGTCGTCTGGGCGGTGCTCGTCTCGCAGGTGTTGCTGTATCCCGGTCTCGATGGACTGATCGTCGCCCTCGGCGCGCCGCGGGCAATTCAGGCCGGGATGTGGTTTCTGGTCGCCGAGTTCGGGGCTTTCGTCGCGTTTGCGGTCGTCTGGGGAGCCGCGAGCGACGCGCTGGGTCGACGAACGCCCCTTGTTCTCGCCGGTGCAGTCGGCGGCGCAGTCAGCTATCTCCTGTTGGCGTTGCTGCCGACGCTCGGCGTTGGCTTTCGGGGCGCACTCGTCGTCCGTGTGTTGGGCGGTGCGTTCACGATTGGCGCGTTCTCGCTGAGCATCACGATGTTAATGGATCTCTCGGGTGGCAATGGCCGAAACATGGGCGCGGCGGGGATTGCCATCGGTCTCGGGGCGGCCCTCGGCTCGGTCGCGGGTGGTCAACTCTCGGCGGTCGACCCCTTTGGGCCAGTCTATGCTGGAGCCGCGGTGCTCGCCGGCGCGGGCCTGTTGGCGTCGACTGTCTCCGATACCGTTGATACTGAAACGGCGTCGACCGCCAGCGACCGCCGCGGGTTCGGGACCGCGATGGCGACGCTTCGGTCGACGCCTGCCCTCGGCGTTCCCTACGCTTTCGGCTTCATCGACCGACTTACTGCCGGGTTCTTCTCACTTGTGGGTGTGTTCTACTTCGGCGATGTGTTCGGGTTGGATGCCGCGGGGGTCGGCATCGCACTCGCGCTGTTCTTTTTTCCGTTCGCACTGCTCCAGTACCCACTCGGCTCGTTGTCGGACCGGATCGGCCGGTTTGTGCCGGTCGTCGCTGGTTCGATTGGGTACGGAGTCACGATCATTGCGGTTGGGTTGGCCGCCAGCGTTGAACTCGCAATGGGACTCATGGTGCTTGTCGGGGTCGCCGGAGCGTTTGTCGCCCCAGCGACGATGGCGCTGGTGACTGATCTGGTCGACTCGGCCGAGCGAGGGGTCGCAATGGGTGGCTTCAACGTCTTTGGGAGTCTGGGATTTTTGACCGGGTTTCTGATCGGCGGGATCGTCGGCTCGGCCACCGACTATCTGACTGCCTTTCTGGTCGTCGGGAGCCTAGAGATTGGGATCGCTTTAGTCGCGCTTCCGGCCGTCCGGCGGCTCGCGTCGACGCCGACGCTGGCTGGGTCGACTGCCGACTGA
- a CDS encoding helix-turn-helix domain-containing protein: protein MSLFGEFQVPAHAFALHETLTVLPGARIEVERVVATDSVLTPYFWVSAVDVEAFEDAAAADPSVQGLRQLDSFEDATLYRAEWTENVESVVYLSTQMNAVILEAVGTVDHWRLQMRFDGHEALGAFRDYCAEIDVGFQLLRLHELSQPLNGEQYGLTDRQADALRTAWEVGYFESPRAASLEAVADELGVSQQSVSNLLRRGHNALVESTLMATPESATI, encoded by the coding sequence ATGAGTTTGTTCGGTGAGTTTCAGGTGCCTGCCCACGCGTTTGCCCTCCACGAAACGCTGACTGTGCTGCCGGGTGCGCGGATTGAAGTCGAGCGTGTCGTCGCCACTGACTCGGTGCTGACGCCCTACTTCTGGGTGTCGGCGGTCGACGTCGAGGCCTTCGAGGACGCGGCGGCCGCCGACCCCTCCGTACAGGGGCTCCGCCAGCTCGATAGCTTCGAGGACGCCACGCTCTACCGGGCCGAGTGGACCGAAAACGTCGAGTCGGTCGTCTATCTGTCGACCCAGATGAACGCCGTCATTTTGGAGGCCGTCGGGACGGTCGACCACTGGCGGCTCCAGATGCGGTTCGACGGCCACGAGGCGCTGGGGGCGTTCCGGGACTACTGTGCCGAGATCGACGTCGGTTTTCAACTCCTTCGGCTCCACGAACTCTCCCAACCGCTGAACGGCGAACAGTACGGACTGACCGACAGACAGGCCGACGCCCTCCGCACCGCCTGGGAGGTGGGCTACTTCGAAAGTCCACGAGCAGCGTCGCTGGAGGCGGTCGCCGACGAACTCGGGGTCTCCCAGCAGTCGGTGTCGAACCTGTTGCGGCGGGGCCACAACGCGCTCGTCGAGTCGACGCTGATGGCCACGCCGGAGTCGGCTACTATATAA
- the msrA gene encoding peptide-methionine (S)-S-oxide reductase MsrA, with amino-acid sequence MSTARATFGGGCFWCIEAPFKELAGVRAVTSGYAGGDTENPSYRAVCSGSTGHAEVVQIEYDPETVSYVDLLEVLFTVHDPTQLNRQGPDVGSQYRSAIYTHSEEQQEQAEAFIEELENEGVYDDEIVTEVEPLETFYEAEAKHQDYYERNPKQSYCTFHIPPKLDKVRHKFADRLKDQPVH; translated from the coding sequence ATGTCCACAGCACGAGCGACGTTCGGCGGCGGCTGTTTCTGGTGTATCGAAGCCCCTTTTAAGGAGTTGGCTGGTGTTCGAGCGGTTACCTCGGGCTACGCTGGCGGCGACACCGAGAATCCGAGCTACCGAGCGGTCTGTTCGGGCTCGACCGGCCACGCCGAGGTCGTCCAGATCGAGTACGATCCGGAGACGGTGAGCTACGTCGACCTGCTGGAAGTTCTCTTTACGGTCCACGATCCGACCCAACTCAACCGTCAGGGGCCGGATGTCGGCAGCCAGTATCGGTCGGCGATCTACACCCACTCCGAGGAACAACAGGAGCAGGCCGAAGCGTTCATTGAGGAACTCGAAAACGAGGGCGTCTACGACGACGAAATCGTCACGGAGGTCGAACCCCTTGAGACGTTCTACGAGGCCGAGGCCAAACATCAGGACTACTACGAACGCAATCCCAAGCAGTCGTACTGTACGTTCCACATCCCGCCGAAACTCGACAAGGTCCGCCACAAGTTCGCGGATCGACTCAAAGACCAGCCGGTTCACTGA
- a CDS encoding metal-dependent hydrolase codes for MAEWLTHVFLAYALFTVVGWSVDWLDAKWVAVGIVGSILPDLDRLDLVVSEELITAATGVPFEWSGINSLGGVVVLSAIGALLFEHGKNQRRAFVLLFSGSLSHLVVDLPQRYADGLMLTNTYLFPLPPWRPPTPGWYVSADQWVVVVALVVALVVFGIDRYRPADTRPAVAERAD; via the coding sequence ATGGCCGAGTGGCTCACCCACGTGTTTCTGGCCTACGCACTGTTCACGGTCGTGGGATGGTCCGTCGACTGGCTCGATGCGAAATGGGTCGCGGTCGGGATCGTCGGCTCGATACTGCCGGATCTCGACCGACTCGATCTGGTGGTCTCCGAGGAGCTCATTACCGCCGCTACGGGGGTCCCCTTCGAGTGGAGCGGTATCAACAGCCTCGGTGGAGTCGTTGTGCTGTCGGCCATCGGTGCACTGCTGTTCGAACACGGCAAAAACCAGCGACGGGCCTTTGTATTACTTTTCAGTGGTTCGCTCTCGCATCTTGTTGTCGACCTTCCTCAACGCTACGCCGATGGACTGATGCTCACGAACACGTATCTCTTTCCGCTGCCGCCGTGGCGACCGCCAACCCCCGGCTGGTACGTCTCGGCAGATCAGTGGGTCGTCGTCGTTGCACTGGTCGTCGCGCTCGTCGTGTTCGGTATCGACCGGTACCGACCGGCGGATACTCGCCCAGCAGTGGCTGAACGAGCCGATTAG
- a CDS encoding small ribosomal subunit Rsm22 family protein — MIDREAVRSNAKYLRQVRPIDPEEISEYIESQPHPAVVKQTLREEAFDLGLVEREDGTFVPVEAGPVDYRQWEPEAFPERYSFALEDQLVKRYGANWHRGDSGRELRERITGLKEDYYAGADVEYDETAALGYAIYHLPDYYAAVGYDLDTLTERGLLDRTLRVLDVGAGSGGPALGLHDYLFADDERGDDVSVDPEAALVDYHAVEPSASADILEPMLAETTLNFRSTIHRTTIEEYLVDGAGDEKFDLICFGNVLSELDDPVAVVEDALDLLADDGTLLALEPADLETATGLREIEREVAPPASDVTIYAPTLRLWEGKAPSDRGWSFDVRPDLSEPAFQQRLDEGQSTDDVDTDPGAFVNVDVQFAYSLLRTDGERRFPFRASRDRHAQMAAMDDHVTDRINLLAVKLSHNLSDGGNPLFKIGDGSQQVDQYAVLTKESGLNRDLEDAPYGAVLEFENVLVLWNDDEEAYNLVVDAETVVDSVSGY, encoded by the coding sequence GTGATCGACCGCGAGGCAGTTCGCTCCAACGCAAAGTACCTCCGACAGGTCCGCCCAATCGACCCCGAGGAGATCAGCGAGTATATCGAATCCCAGCCACACCCCGCGGTTGTCAAACAGACACTCCGCGAGGAGGCCTTCGACCTCGGCCTCGTCGAGCGAGAAGACGGGACGTTCGTCCCAGTCGAGGCGGGACCGGTCGACTACCGCCAGTGGGAGCCCGAGGCGTTTCCCGAACGCTACAGTTTCGCCCTCGAAGACCAGTTAGTCAAACGCTACGGGGCGAACTGGCATCGCGGCGACTCGGGCCGAGAGCTTAGAGAGCGCATAACGGGGTTAAAAGAGGACTACTACGCCGGAGCCGACGTCGAGTACGACGAGACTGCGGCGCTGGGCTATGCCATCTACCACTTGCCGGACTACTACGCCGCAGTCGGCTACGACCTCGACACACTGACCGAACGCGGCTTGCTGGACCGCACCCTGCGCGTGCTTGATGTCGGAGCCGGCTCGGGTGGCCCAGCGCTCGGCCTACACGACTACCTGTTCGCCGACGACGAGCGCGGTGACGACGTCTCAGTCGATCCGGAGGCCGCACTGGTCGACTACCACGCCGTCGAGCCGAGCGCCTCGGCGGACATCCTCGAACCGATGCTGGCCGAAACCACGCTCAACTTCCGGTCGACGATTCATCGAACGACCATCGAGGAGTATCTGGTCGACGGAGCAGGGGACGAAAAATTCGATCTGATCTGCTTCGGTAACGTCCTCAGTGAACTCGACGATCCCGTGGCGGTCGTTGAGGATGCCCTCGATCTGCTGGCCGACGATGGGACGCTCCTCGCCCTTGAGCCGGCAGATCTCGAAACCGCTACCGGCCTCCGGGAGATCGAACGCGAAGTCGCACCGCCAGCAAGCGATGTCACGATCTACGCGCCCACACTCCGGCTCTGGGAGGGGAAGGCCCCCTCGGACCGCGGCTGGTCGTTCGACGTTCGACCCGATCTGTCGGAGCCAGCGTTCCAACAGCGACTCGACGAGGGCCAGTCGACCGACGACGTCGACACAGACCCGGGCGCGTTCGTCAACGTCGACGTACAGTTCGCCTACAGCCTCCTGCGGACTGACGGCGAACGCCGGTTCCCGTTCCGGGCCTCGCGGGACCGGCATGCCCAGATGGCGGCGATGGACGATCACGTCACCGACCGAATCAATCTCCTCGCCGTGAAACTCAGCCACAACCTCAGCGATGGCGGCAACCCACTGTTCAAGATCGGTGACGGCAGCCAACAGGTCGACCAGTACGCCGTCCTCACCAAAGAGTCCGGCCTCAATCGTGATCTGGAGGACGCTCCCTACGGTGCGGTATTGGAGTTCGAAAACGTGCTCGTGCTCTGGAACGACGACGAGGAAGCCTACAATCTGGTTGTCGACGCCGAGACAGTGGTCGACTCGGTATCGGGCTACTAA